In the genome of Brachypodium distachyon strain Bd21 chromosome 3, Brachypodium_distachyon_v3.0, whole genome shotgun sequence, the window TTAGAAGTATCGGTCCTGGTTTTAGCCGAtgtggcggccacgtggcaggTTTTAGCCCCGCCGAatcgtttttggactaaagtgacacagtaatCCCAGTTTATGGATTTATGTGTACGTTTTgcgagttcgtggactaaaatgttcgtttttgccgagttcatggaccagtcgtgtattttactctatttagaaaatggaagctttataTAGGAGTTGCCATAACAACCAAATCTAAAGGTCCATATAGCGCGAACCCCTAAAGATAACAACTGACACCAAGCGGTCGCTCGGATGGTTGGTTCCTGCAGGTGGCAGACAGCCCACCCAAGCTCTAATCCCGCATAAATCGAGGTAATGCCAAGTGCAATGCATGGAGGTGAAAATGGGGTCGAAAGCACCATGTCCGAAAACCTTAAAAagtgatattttttttcgaaaaggagggagtacccCCATATAAAAAATGATATTGAACATATCATAATATACCAACTAACAGTAGTAATCCCCTATTTATAGGGAATATCTAATCTTGTATGCTTGGTTCATGCCCAATGTAGCCCTACCAAATTTGGGCAAAATTTGGCTTTCCAATTTTTCGGCCAACAATTTTTGAGTCCACACTTGACCAAAGATCTGGCAAGAATCTGTCAGAGAGATGGGTAGATACTCATTGGCAACAAAACGAACAAGCACAAAATTATCATGAGCTGCCAGTATTTTGGCATGGCTAGCTTTGGCACAAAACCAAAGACATCCTTAGCCTTCATGAGCCTCACCATTGCAGTTCCAGCTTTGCAGTAATGCAGTTGGTGACTGTCCCATCCTTCCACTCTCATTCTGTATAAATACTGTCTGAGTGATACTATAATTTGCAAATATTGTCTTTTGAATCTCCTTGCCTTTCATAGGGATcctgtcaaaatttgaaagtCACATTCTATCGTTGATTCTCTATTCGCATGCACTTTCATCTAGTATTATCTGGATAGCGTCAATCTCTACATCCCACTGCAGGTGATAAATGATCTGCTTGATCCTACTGGCCAAAATCTGCGCGTGAGGGAGGATGCACAGGTTTAAACTTTATACCTCTACAACTGTTGGGCTATCTTTATTGTCTTGCTTTTGCATGCGTGTTATAAGTCTGCATTTTACTTGTTTTGCATCTTGTCCTGAaacctatattttttttttcaataagTTTTTTGGTActtatttctttttgttattATCACTAGTGTGAATCTGTTTTAACTTCTGAGAAACTATTTTGCAACCTCTCGTTTTCACCACTGTTTTGCTAGCATGTGTTTCGATTGCGCCATTCTGGCCACTTGAGTCAACGAACCATGAAGATATTGTTAGTCTGTCTTTCCTTTCGATATAAACCAATCATCCTTTTTTTAAACCGTGTTGTTTTCCATGACATAGTAGCTTGATTAGTAGTACTAGCGTAGTACATTCTATTTGAATTGCAAGGCCAAAGTGAAATTCTGATTTGCGTTATCACTTGCTTGCCTTAGAAGTTTGTGACCAAATTTTCTCCTGACATGGTGTTCCAAGCAGTTTGTGTGGCCCTCTTTTGGTAACGAAATCGTTATTTGTTAAAGTGAGCACATCGTACAGTATGCTTGTAGAGTGCCATCTGGTTCCAAGGGAGATTAACATATAGGTTCTTATTTGTGTTAGTCCATGTGCACGTGACAATATTTCCATGCCAAACTTGTTagtttcttccttctccattTACTCTGCATGCTGTCATATATACGTATATGCAATAGAGCTGATGTAGCTTTACACCATTATTTGCACAGACACACTTCAATTCATGACCTTCTGACGGTCTGCTTCCTTTTGCTACAGGGAACTTATGTAGAAGGAATAAAAGAAGAAGTTGTGCTGTCTCCAGGACATGCTCTTTCTTTTATAGCTGCTGGTGAAGGTGATTATAATATATTTGCTTTCTCCACTACTAGAATGTTGTTAGCCAGATAGTGGTACACAACAATTATGATGGATATGCCCAAAAAATGTGCTGTTTCTGTGAGGCATGTGTGGTTGGCGAAGCAGTATCTGTACAATCAGTTAGTCTGGTTGTGAATTGTATGATTTTCTTCTCTTGTAGGGCTGATTCTTAGCCATTGATTTTCTACTATTACTTTTGTTTAATTTCCCCATCATTACAAAATAGTTGACGTTTTAGCCACTGGAACACATATTAAAGGCATGTCCAGGTTTAGCCAAAGCTTGCCAcgccaaatatttggctagGCAAAATTTTAGTGGAGGTTTTTGGTTGCCCATGAGTTGGCCAATGTTGTCACCTAGTGTTGGTAAAGAGGCATTGCCTTGCCAAAAAGTTTGCTATCCAAAGAAACACTTTTGGTCATGGCAAAATTTTTGGTAAGGAGAACTTTAGCCACCATCCAAACATGCTGTATGAAATGATTCAGGATTACAAAGTACCTTCTATTAATTCTGCTAGCAACCCCTCTCTTGCTCTATTCCCAATCATAAGATGATTAATGCGTGATATATTTTGAACTACATACATTTTATTGTTGGAACCCAAATCATTATCTAATTTGTACGGAACGTTTGGGCTTAAATATCGTGTAATATTTTTCTAGCAGATTCTTCAAGTATCATATCATCTAATTTTTTTCAATTATTAGAAAGTTGTGTCTGAAATCCATGAGCTATAATTTTTAGTCTTGCCAGAGTGTGCAACGGCTTTTGCTATTTTAATGCTACCAAACCTAAAGCTACTTAACATGACAGAGCATCGGCATGTTGGTTCCAACAACTTCAACTTATTTAGCAGCCGAAGTCATACGATTTTCACTATGGTGAGCTCAAAATTCCTCCAGCATTGAAGGCATTTAGTCAATCTATGAATGTTACCCTATTATTCTTGTGCTGCATCATGTTTCTGAATCTCACATTTGATATGTTGCATTCGGCAGATGATCGAAAGCAGCGATCGTGGTGATGAGTATGACGGAGCCATGTATTCGCAACTTGTACGTTGTTTCTTGCATAAGGAGCATCATGTTTTTCTTAATCGCTCCAGTTTTCTAGTCTTACTTTCTTATGATGTTTTCCTCTAGAATTTGATCGATCTAGCTGGCTCAGAGAGCTCTAAGACAGAGACTACAGGGTTAAGAAGAAGGGAAGGATCATACATCAACAAGAGTCTTTTAACTCTTGGAACAGTAAGCTCTTCTTTCGTGTTACCTTTCATGACCCACAAATTctgttttatttctattatCATTAAATTTTAACATAAACCAGATATTGTTGAGATCCTGTCTTAGAACTTCAGCTCCACCAAGTTCAGGGAGTAAACCTCAACTTATATTGGAATTAATATGCCAGTTATTTTTATGGCACTAGTAATTAATAGTTCGAGCTGTTGAATATGCAACAGCATCTTTTGTATGCTGAAATGAAATGATGTATGTAAGAAAACATACTCAATTCTgaacttcattttttttagatttatACGAGAGATACTTGTGATTTTGGTATTCCCAACTTAATCATTCATTTGTTCTAAACTTACTTCCTGATTTAAAGGTTATTGGGAAGCTCAGTGAAGGGAGAGCAACACATATCCCCTATCGTGATTCTAAGTTGACTCGTCTGCTGCAATCGTCATTGAGTGGCCATGGCCATGTGTCAGTAAGTATCTAACCACGTCTAGAGCTTCCTTATCTGGAACTTACAACATGTGCTGGTGGTGGCTATCCTTACAATGTGAAGTGAAACTTGATTATCACTTTGTCAAGTGATGCACCGACCTTTTTATGCAGCTAATTTGCACAATTACCCCAGCATCGAGTAACATGGAAGAAACCCACAATACATTGAAATTTGCAAGCCGAGCAAAACGTGTTGAAATATATGCCTCTCGTAACCGGGTACGTATTCTAAGCATGCAAAACTCACTTCTGGTGCCACCACTATTGGATAGTTAACGAGCATTTCATGATTTATTTCTACAGTTAGTTGATGAGAAGTCTTTGATCAAGAAGTATCAGAAAGAAATATCAACACTAAAGCAAGAGCTTGACCAGTTTAGGAGAGGAATGATTGGGGGTGCTAGTCAGGAAGAAATCATGATTTTGCGGCAACAGGTCTGTTTCATTTGCCTTTTGTGGATAGACCTAAGCAAAAAAACATTTTACAAGGGATCTATGCAGATGCTTGACATTTTTGGCTCTGCTTTTCATGCGTACTTAGTTACTTACAGTGATTTTACATTATTAAGTTGATACATGCTTGGAAATTAACTCTTCTGTTGTTGCCTTGTTTAGTTGGAGGAGGGTCAGGTAAAAATGCAATCTCgcctggaggaggaagaggacgcaAAAGCTGCTCTTATGAGCAGAATACAACGGTTGACTAAGTTAATACTTGTTTCCACGAAGAGCAATATTCCTGCTTTGACAGATTTGTCTAGTCATCAGCGCCAAAATTCTGTTAGCGAGGAAGATGTAGGTGTTCATTTTTGAACTGATTTATTCTATGTTTCTGCTTTTATGATTCTATCTATATTATTAGTTATCAGAAATGCTTAACTTGAAAAGTGTTATCAATTTCAGAAGTTAACGACTTCACAGGATAGTTCTATGCTAGTGCAAAATGATAGTACCGTGAAGGACTCTGTGTCATTAGCTTTGTCAGATCCACTGGATGAGATCAATCAGTTAAGGTCAGCTAGTGGAGATCATTCTTCAGTAACAGGTTCAGCAACAGATTCATCACAGGTAGGTTGCCTTTGCCTTTTACATTTTTTAGTTCAGAAATGACATTTGATCTGCCTATTTCTGAGGTGTTTTGCTGTCATCTTGCACCTTTTGATTTTTTGCCAATATCACGTGTAGTCAACTTCTTGTTTTGCCaatatgttttcatttttAGACTAATGTCAACATTTGGAGAACTACAATAGTAAAGTTCTAACACCTATCTGGCTAGGTTCTGATTTCCCTCTTAAAGCCCTGGTCCCATTTGTGATGAGTAACACCCACAGATTATTCCAGATTCGCAGTCATGCactgtttctttttatttttggctGGGATTTATATTCTTTAGTTGATTGTATCACtgccaaaaatattttttgtacTGAGCTCTATCCATCTTCTCATTATGATATCTATTTCAGAATATATGGCACCAAAGTTTCCCCTATACACGATACAAGTAGTAATGTGATACTATATTTCTCAGAAACAAGGATACATCGATTATCTGTACTTTTGGGAGAAGATGGGCAAAATTGGCTCCTGGCCACCATTATTTTGTGGCCTTGGCCAAATATTTGTGGCACATTTTCCAGCACACACCGTGTCGCCTTAAAATGGAAAGTTTTAGAGGGAATTGCAGTTTCAAGAAACCACAAGATACTAGAGTTTATCTTGATCACGTTGTGAAAATCTAAACCAAGACTGAGCTCCTACTAGCCATACCCTACACCTAATGCAAATACTGAATCAGATCTCGGTACTGGATAGTCAACTCTAAACTAGCTCCAAGAGAGGAGGCGTCAGTAGCAGGAGGGATTGAAGCGGTAGGTGCGGCAGTAACAGGAGTTCCAGTCAGAGGCTGCTGCATTATGTGGTGGAGGAAGCAGCGTTgggtggaggaggggagggaggaggcagcAACAGGAGGGAGGGCTGCCGGTGGAGGTGAAGCCATTATGTGGCCTTTGGACCTGAGGACGAGTAGATACTTGcgtttagattttttttaatagaaaatGGAAGCTATTATTACCCTCAGCCTCTGCATACAAGATGCATATAGTCTATAGTTTTTATTACATCATTTGTTACAACCAAGAGAAAATTCACCAAACCCCAAAGTGCAATCGATCGGTCATGTATGAAGCTATCTAGCAACTATGGAGTCTTGCACTAGCATGCCACCCAAACCGGGACATAATTTCCCTTGCAATCCACTCTGCATACAAGATTAGAGGATTGATGGAACCAAGGAAATATTTCTCCAGCGCTGAAGTTTATGAGTTTTATTCCCGGGTAAATTTCCCACTGGGTCAACCACAATGCAGCATTGAGTAGAGGTGCAACTAAGAATCAATTTGGCAACGAGTAACGATGACACAGGGAAGTGTGATGGGATCTCAAGGATCAATTTATCCTTCAAATTTTGGATTTCTCAGATTATGATTTGTCCATATTATTTTGGATAGAGGAGTAGCTTCTTGGCGCCAAACTCCATCGGAACCTTCTGCTGTGCCTGTTGTAACAAAGCCCAGGATCGCAACCAGCTTGTACATGAGAGAAACACCTGCATACAAGATTGTACTTTCTTGTGAAACACAATATTGTTATGACATAATCAAGCAGACCCCAAAAAATGCTGCAGCCGCAACCAAAATAAGGGATCACAAGGATGTTTCCACCCCCGGAAGCCAAGACCCGAAATTTTTGGTTTATACTAGTTGGAGGGATGAtgttaaaagaaaaggaagaacacaCCATGCGAGTCGTGCCATCACACAATAAAAAAGAGATGTTGGATGGTTTCCTGTTCAAAGCAAAAACTGCAGCACTTGTCTCCCGGCCATCTATATTTTGCCAAATTGTCTTTGTTGAGTTTGACACTTGTAGAAATAAACCAAAGGAAAACCTTAATCTTAAGCTGTAATTTAAGACGTTCAAAGCAATCCAAACCTGAACCGGACCTGAGTATCAATTAACACTAAATACATGGGATGTACCAAAAAATGCCAGTGGTATGCATGTCCCATTTAAACGAGTCTTGTTCAGGAGATAATTCAATAGATGTTACTTTATCAATAATTTCATTCCACACCACCGTATGGTGACCAATAAGCGTCCGACAAAAATCAACGTCCGGTACATCCACTCCAAAACCCAAAACGGAACCCACCGCAGCGTGCTTATTCCAAATGATATTAAAAAATCTGAGTACTTGGTGCAAAGCACGGTATCATCTAGCCACTTGTCCTCCCAAAAACGAACGGGCTCACCATTGCCAACCTGGAACGAACCGAATTggcaatttttttcttaaattgCCTTGTTCCCTTCCAAAAATAGGAATCCATAGGCCGGCTCTTAATGGAAGAAAGAGGCTTCTGTCCAAATACTTATTGTGGAGTAGTGATTGCCAAATGCCATCCTCAGTTAGCAGCTTAAAGAGCCATTTGCTAAGTAGGGGTACTTGTGGTTAGATTGGAGAGAGATCTGTTCTAGGTTTAGTGATAGTGGATTTGGATTGGGCTTTTATTAGTTCACTGTTTGTGGTTTTGGCAAAAAAGTATCCTACATGTTGACGGAATATCATGAATTTATTATTTATTCTAAAAATACTTCTTTGTATCAAACCGTTTATTATTGTCGTCTAGATGCGCCTAAGAGGAGTATTTAAGTAACATAGTAAATCACCATGGTTTACTTCCTATGTCCAATCTACTATTGAAATGAATGAACATTTACACACATCTCTGTTCCATATATATAAAATTTATTCTGCACAGGTTGATGGACCATATCCAATGGCCTATATCAAAATTTGGTCCTGACTTCGTACCGAATATACTCTGATGACAGATATTCAACTGAGTACAATATTTATTTAAACCTTTTTTAAGTTAAAAGGCTGATGTTGTTAATGATTATTGGTTATAATTTATTGCACTTTGTATACCAGGTGGGAATCACGGCATCAGATCATATGGATCTACTTATTGAGCAAGTTAAGATGCTGGCCGGGGAGATTGCGTTTGGTACCAGTTCTCTGAAAAGACTAATTGAACAATCTATAGAAGATCCTGAAGGGACAAAGAATCAAGTAGAGTTTTCCCCTTTATGTTGCACTTTTTATTAGTTACCTTTTGCTCAGTACTCAACTTTTCTTCCATTGATCAATGATTAATGACATATTAGTAACATTAGTATTATGTTTTGCTGGATCGAAAATCAAGAGCTGAACAAATAGCAAATGCAGTGGAAACAGTGAACTGACATAGTGTTCAATAAAAATCTTGAGAATCAAGACCCTTGTCTGATCTGTTATTACTTGTATGACATGCAACGTTACATTATAGACATTctaagttttatttttcattataTTTTAGCTAGTCAACAAGATAACCTATTTCTAGTTAACAAGTTGTCTTATTTCTCAAGAATACTGAACTCTGCTAATTTTCTAGGATTCTGAATATCCTCCTTTGCCTCATGGTTGAGCCTTTCTGTCCTACTTTCCTTACTGTaactattttatttcaaatctGATACTTGTGATAGATGGCATCTTAACATCCCTTATTAATATATCACCTTTTGAAATCATGAGCATATTGTAGCTCTTTATGATAGATCTATTGCCTCAATAGCCTCATCATCGTGATGTCTCCATGCCCTGTGCTTTAACCTATACTCATGCACATGCCTTTTGATAACAGATAGAAAATTTAGAGCGTGAAATCCAGCAAAAGAGGAGGCATATGCGAGCCCTGGAACAAAAACTTATGGAAAGTGGTGAGGCATCAGTTGCTAATGCTTCCATGGTGGATATGCAGCAGGTGATATGTCTAGTATATACATGAGCCTCCTATTGTCTTTATATTTCACCCATCCTATTAACATATTGTTTTTGTGCAAACAGACTATTACAAAGCTGACAACTCAATGCAATGAGAAGGCTTTTGAGTTAGAGGTGGTCTTTTTAAATTTCCAGTGCGCTTTCCACAAAACTAATGTCCTCGATATACTTGTGAAGATAAATTTAAATTAATTCTGACTGTCTTCTTATTTGATGGGACAGTTAAAGTCAGCTGATAATCGGGTCCTTCAGGAGCAATTACAACAGAAggtcatttttttcttcagtacTTTTTTGTGTATAGCTTCAGTTTACAATGTTTAAGCAGGTATTAATTGTTGAGGTACTTGCAGAGTGTGGAAATCTGCGATTTACAAGAAAAAGTACAGCGCCTTGAAGGACAGTTTATAACCAAAAACAGCCCATCCCCTGAGCAATGCACACCACAGGAGATTGTTGACTTGAAATCTAAACTTCAGTGCAAGGTTCGATCATTGTGTGTTGTTTTTAACTGGATCTCATGCCCCATTCTTTGACCTGTGCTAAATATGAAATAAAGTTCTGTTTGGATTGTGGCCAAATTGCGCCCAACCAGTTTTTTGGTTGCTATGAAATTGTTAATCTTTGTTTGAATGGCCACCAATTGTTTTAGCATGCCTATGCTCCCTTTGGcactctagttcatttttctttggggggtgccctttttttttccttaccAATGTTGGCCGACTCATGGGCAGGCAAAACCTTAGCCAATTTTTTTGTAGGGCAAACCTGGGctaaaaccaaacacaccctataTACATTTGATAGTGCACAGAactaattttgtttgtttgctggtatgtttttttttctcaggaAGTAGAAAGCGAGAAGCTTAAATACGAGCATCTGGAAATCATCGAAGAAAATCGTGACCTAATCAATCAGAATCAGAAATTAAGTGAGGAAGCTGCTTATGCAAAAGAATTGGCATGTTCTGCAGCTGTCGAGCTTAAGAATTTGGCTGAAGAAGTTACAAAGCTATCTATACAAAATGCAAAGCAGGCAAAAGAGTTATTAATTGCTCAGGAGAAGGCACATTCCAGGGTTCCTATTAGAAAGGGCCGCCCCACAGGTAGGGGCAGGGATGAGGTTGGGACTTTGAGTCTTGATTTAGAGGATATGAAGATGGAGCTACTGGCACGAAAACAGAGGGAAACTGCTCTAGAAGCAGCTTTGGCAGAGAAGGAACTTCTTGAAGAGGAGTACAAGAAGAAGTTTGatgaagcaaagaaaaaagagctTTCTTTAGAAAATGATCTGGCAGGCATGTGGGTTCTTGTTGCCAAGTTGAAAAGAGGGGCGTTTAACATATCCGAGTTAAATGTTGATGAACGGTCTATCAATCTAGCTGATATAACTAATGATACAAAGGAAAATAAAGGTGACAAGACTGTAGCTCTAGTTGAGAAACAAATGTCTGATGATACTCTGAAGTCATTGACCGCAGAGGACTATAGAAGTCCAGAATTTGAACCTCTTCTTGTTCGTCTCAaggtatttcttttcttctatttATTCATATTATATTACGGTCATCATGCACAGCTGACAGTAGGTCTATAAAATCTAAAGATAGACCAGTGATGGTGGTGCCTTTGTAATATTGGTAAAACTTGGTAGAATAGTGGGTAATATAAAGCGAACCTGTTTATCCTTGTACTGGTAATCAAAGTTTAGCGACATAAACAACTTTCAAATGTTAGCTCATTAACTAGGTGATTCATTAACGCATCACACTTTTCACATCAGAAGGCTGCTGGATGCCTGAATTACTGACTTGTTACTGCATGCAGGCTAAAATTCAAGAGAtgaaggaaaaggaaaccGATCCGTTGAGTGATAAAGATGGCAATTCCCATGTCTGCAAAGTATGTTTTGAATCTGCAACTGCTGCAGTTTTGCTTCCTTGTCGGCATTTTTGCTGTAAGTCATGTTAGGCAATTACGTTCATGTGCTATGCATGCCAGTGTTCCATGTTTACTCTTTTTGCGCGCAGTGTTCCATGTTTACTGACGCTATGCTTTCTCTTTTCAGTGTGCAAGCCTTGCGCACTTGCATGTTCCGAATGCCCTCTGTGTCGCACACGAATTGTAGACAGGATTATTACCTTTACATAGGTTACATATTAGCCTAAGGTACCACAACACACTTGGCCACTCGCATGTCGCCTCCTTTTTATAACATCCTAATCCTGACCTCtgatgatcttttttttttcctctcgaATGCTTACCAGGAAACCTTCGGCGCACCCAACCCCTCCTTGTAAAATCACCGACCatatatgtttctttttctctgtAACAAAGAAGGTGCCTTTTATGTTCCTTCTGTGTTGTATTGCCATTCTTTTGATTCTCCTATAGCTTCACCTTGGCTCCTTGATGTATCTAGAGGCTGCATCCGATGACTTCTCGGCGAATGTGTATAGATAAGTGACTAGACATTGTAAAACATTTTTCTTTCGGAAGTAAAGCAGCGAAGGATATGTGATCTTTAAACTGACGTAGTTAATCCTTAACCTCTTGTTCCCTcgcaaaataaagaaaagaaatgccaACCTGGCAAATGTGTTGCTTGAGGCCTGTTTGGAAAAATGATATTTCTTGATAATTTTTTGTATTTAAAACGAATATGTTATATGTTAAAAACATAATGTGAGGAGACAACaactactcccttcgatccatattaattgtctcaaatttgtccaaatatggatgtatctatgcttaaaaaaatttagatacatgtaatatttcgacaattaatatggatcagatgGATAATATTTATGTCGTTGGATTTAATTTTATGGGAATGCATAGTGAGTTAAGTTCGCTCCCTTACTTTTGCTTTTACGCATGATGGGCTAAAATTGCCACCGTCACATGGCTAAAGTTGTCGCATACATACAAGTAAAGTTGCGCCATGAAGGTGAACTGAGCCTAGCTCAGGTGGTTTCTCATGATGGAACCAGCCCACTCAGGTTCAAGTCCCAGACTTGACGTGGGTATCACAGTTTCCTGGATTATTCCAggtgacgtggttatgacgtGGGTAGTATTGGAAGCGTACTACGACTTCAGGATTCCCTCGTTGTAACCAACTTTGGGTTTCCTGCAGGCAGGCCAAGCTACTCCAACTGCCACAATGACATTCTGCCATGCCACATTCGCATTTGGTATGAAATGTTCAATAAATGACTTGTTGTAGACTAGAGGAGGTAGGGCAAAGATGCAATGAATAGCCGAAAGTGGATCGATTTTCAGAAAGAAATAGCAAAAGAAACAACATGGATCACATGATAGATGCACCTTCGGCTTTCATACATCCTCGGATGGACCTCGCCAAATCCATGACTGCGCAAGTAGTGGTCGACCGGTAGCAATACACTCGCATGAAACGCCAGTCGGAAGCTGATCTCGCATGAAACGCCAGTCGGAAGCTGATCTACCATAGGTACACCAATTAATTCCACGAAAAACAGCCGCAACCGGACAGACTCTCTCCACCGGCTGCTGGAAGCAACATGACAGAATGAGGATTTTGTGTCGTGCGTTGCGGCTAaaagaaattcagaaaagTTGTACATGCCAAGGGATGACGGGACTAACAAATACAAATCGGGCTGGATAAA includes:
- the LOC100832781 gene encoding kinesin-like protein KIN-7K, chloroplastic; protein product: MSSRPSSSSSSRRSSSPFSAGNRRPPTSSSSSSSYMAGRLIPRSSPSSVSSQFYGGGGSSRSTTPGRRGPGGSAPAPPPAPVPFPSADELVIEDTSRSGDSISVTIRFRPLSDREIQRGDEISWYPDGDRLVRCDFVQPAAYAYDRVFGPSTATEAVYDVAARPVVKGAMEGINGTVFAYGVTSSGKTHTMHGDQNCPGIIPLAIKDVFSLIQDTPGREFLLRVSYLEIYNEVINDLLDPTGQNLRVREDAQGTYVEGIKEEVVLSPGHALSFIAAGEEHRHVGSNNFNLFSSRSHTIFTMMIESSDRGDEYDGAMYSQLNLIDLAGSESSKTETTGLRRREGSYINKSLLTLGTVIGKLSEGRATHIPYRDSKLTRLLQSSLSGHGHVSLICTITPASSNMEETHNTLKFASRAKRVEIYASRNRLVDEKSLIKKYQKEISTLKQELDQFRRGMIGGASQEEIMILRQQLEEGQVKMQSRLEEEEDAKAALMSRIQRLTKLILVSTKSNIPALTDLSSHQRQNSVSEEDKLTTSQDSSMLVQNDSTVKDSVSLALSDPLDEINQLRSASGDHSSVTGSATDSSQVGITASDHMDLLIEQVKMLAGEIAFGTSSLKRLIEQSIEDPEGTKNQIENLEREIQQKRRHMRALEQKLMESGEASVANASMVDMQQTITKLTTQCNEKAFELELKSADNRVLQEQLQQKSVEICDLQEKVQRLEGQFITKNSPSPEQCTPQEIVDLKSKLQCKEVESEKLKYEHLEIIEENRDLINQNQKLSEEAAYAKELACSAAVELKNLAEEVTKLSIQNAKQAKELLIAQEKAHSRVPIRKGRPTGRGRDEVGTLSLDLEDMKMELLARKQRETALEAALAEKELLEEEYKKKFDEAKKKELSLENDLAGMWVLVAKLKRGAFNISELNVDERSINLADITNDTKENKGDKTVALVEKQMSDDTLKSLTAEDYRSPEFEPLLVRLKAKIQEMKEKETDPLSDKDGNSHVCKVCFESATAAVLLPCRHFCLCKPCALACSECPLCRTRIVDRIITFT